In Camelina sativa cultivar DH55 chromosome 17, Cs, whole genome shotgun sequence, the genomic stretch gaggtgaagagaagaagaataacttGCCATTATTTTGCACGGTGAAAAGGAGTAGGGGTGAAACTGAAAGAGTCTTCGTCAAGAACAAGTCAGCGAAATAAGGACTGCAAAGAAAAGATTGCAAGAGTTTCGATATGCAACGAAACCTAGCTATAGACTTTGCTGGAACTCTCGAAAGAATATCCATGAGGAGATCCATTGGGATTTCTCTTGAACATCCCACAGGCGGCTTGCCTTGTTCAAGATCCCTGGAGGATACTTTATCACCAACCACAACATCAAACTGGAAATTACCAACCAAAACtaaatcaatcaatatataACCTTAAGTAAATTAGTATGCATCAATCAAAATTTAGGGTTCTAAAGGCGAACGCTTACACAAGTCTTGAGGAGAGTACGAGGATGCTTCTCGTCTTCaatctcccaccattattattattattattattattattaactttgTTTGATCGGAGATTTGAGATTCTTATTAAGGTTTTAAAAGTTAGAAGTATCAAGGAAACAGAGATCTATCAAGATCAACTAGAATCTAGAAGATATACATTAGAAAATACATACATTTTTTATCtcttatgtattatttatatttgtatttatcttAGAACTTATGTTAATGAATAAACCAAACCTTTCTAAATTATATCAAGAAGAGATAGAGATATTTGAATTGTATACAGACAGAACCAATTTGAACTTCGAAGGGTTTGGtcgtaaaaaaacaaaacgaccCGGATGATACGTCGGCGTATTCATTATATACAAGGTTAAGGCCCATTAGCCCAGAAAAGGGtaaaacgggtcgggtcattAGAACGAGTCGGGTCTCGTTATCCATCGCCTCTCTCTTTGTTGCAGCGTCAAAAGCCAGACAGACCAGAAGTATCAATCTTGTTCGTTGAAATTTTGCTATTGTGTGGCTTATCCTTGTTTGTCTTAAATTCCTGCAAAAACCCCTCGCCTCTCTAAGACAGTAAGAGAGGAACATCAATTTCCTTAAATTTTATTGTTCCGTATAATCTTACAAGACATTCTGGTTGGTGTTGCAGAGCAGAGTGAttcgattttttcttctttttagttttcctTGGCTGAATGAGCTCCCAATGCCTTCTTTAGGTACCTTTCCTggtaaagtttcaaaattttccaaCATTTATCCACCGTCTGATGGCTTTtactcttttggttttcttgggGTTTGTTTGGTTACTGTTTAGAATTCTACTTCAGTTTTTTTGAGACCCCTTTCTTTTCTATTAGGTATCTTTCTTGATTAACAATTCATTGCATTCCAATCCTGGAGTTGAGAAAAGACTATTGCTTTGCATAGTTTCTAGAGAATGTTCACTGGTGTTTTGTCCAGTTTCTTAGCTCCAGGAGATAGCCCTTTGATTTTTGATATCGAACCTTCTGTGTAATTTTGCAGATATTGCTACTATCCAACCTTCCTTGCAAGCTCATCTTGTTCCATTGGGGGCTCAGAGTATTATCCATGCTAAAACTCTACCTAATCCATGGAGACAATCCCGTTTCTCCAAGAATTTGAAGTTTTACACGGGTCATACTCATGTCCGGAGAGGCAAAGTCCTTATTACTGCAGTGGCCACTCTTGAAACCAAGTTTCCTGCTCAGAAAGAAAACGTACAGAGCTCTTCCCTGTCTTCTGCTTCTTCGGTGTCCTCTGATGCTCGAAATGGAAGTGCTGATGATGGCGAAGAGTTGCAACAAGTGGATGATAGAGAAAAGTTGAGAAGGATGAGGATTTCTAAGGCAAATAGAGGGAACACTCCTTGGAACAAAGGCAGGAAGCATAGTCCGGGTGAGTAGTCTTTGCTTAGCTAGCCGTATGTACAGCAGTATCAGTTGGTTCTAGATTGGACACATTGTTAATAACTCTTTCACTTTTGATTATATGCAGAGACCCTACAGAAGATTAGAGAACGGACAAAGATTGCTATGCAAGACCCAAAGGTGATGTCATGTAAGAATGGTACTATATGTAGTTTTAGAGGAGTCGCCGGTAGTAACTCTAGTGGGTCTTGTACCGATATCAATTGTTAGTGTCTTAGTGCACACAAGAAAatgttcttttgtcaaacagatACTACCCTTTTGTTATTCTTGTCTTGAGGTATATACCTTTAGGAAAGCGTTGCAGGTAAACTTATGTTATGTTAGGGCGTTTTGTGTTTGCTCTAATTTTTCAACCTCTCATAGAACCTTTGTGTCTTCGTCATGTACAGATTAAGCTGAAATTAGCAAATCTTGGGCACGCACAAAAGTCAGTACCGGTTTTTCTTTTGCCTTTAAACTTGTTGGaccttttggtttttgttctgCTTTTGTTATAACACTATCTTCCCAAATTTGCATGATTTTTACAGCAAGGAGACACGAATGAAAATTGGGGAAGGAGTGCGGATGCGATGGGCAAGGCGGAAGGAGAGGAGAAAAGTGCAAGAGACATGTCATTTCGAGTGGCAAAACTTGATAGCGGAAGCTGCTAAAGAAGGATATACAGATGAGGAAACGCTTCAGTGGGATTCTTACAACATCTTGGATCAACAGAATCAACTGGAATGGCTTGAAAGTGTTGAGCAGAGGAAAGCCGCTAGAGGAGCTAAAAGTAACAGAAGAGCACCAAAATCTCCTGAACAAAGAAGGAGAATTGCAGAAGCAATAGCTGCTAAATGGGCTGATCCAGTGAGTTGTCTAGTAAATTTAACCTACTTGCTTgatgttttgtgttcttgaccATGTTTAACTCAGTTTGCTTTCTCTTTATCAGTCTTACCGTGAAAGGGTTTGCTCTGGCTTGGCAAAGTATCACGGTATAACTGAAGGTGTCGAGAGGCGCCGTAGAAGACCAAGTGGCAATACAGAGCCTAGGAAGAAAAATCCTGCAAAGAAAAGTACAAGGGATTCAGAAACCGAACGGCAAAGCCAAGTTCAAGTAGTGAAAGTACGGAAGCGGAAAACGCCGGTGTATAAAGATCCTATGGCAAGTTCAAAGCTAGAAATGATAAAAAGCATCAGAGCAAAACGAGTGGCGGAAGAATCAAAGAAGATGGATGCTGTGGACAGAGCAAGGTCAGTCcccacttaaaaaaaaacagaattgttAATAGTTTCTCTGTTTGGAGTTAAAagaattaacttttttttttatgcgtAGGCTTTTGATCTCAGAAGCTGAGAAAGCTGTAAAAGTGCTTGAGATTGCTGCTTTGAAAAGCCCGGTTGCTCAAGCATCTTTGTTAGAGAGTAAAAAGCTCATCGCAGAAGCAACACAGCTGATTGAATCTATGGAGATGAGGCAGATAGCTTCAGATGAAGATGAGACTGACCCTAATAATATTCTTCAAGAGGTAGACAGTGAAGTCGAGACCAAAGATACACACGATCAAGAAGAACAACCAGGAGAGATTAACGGAACACACACGTTCCTGATCAACGGAGAAAGTCTTCTTCACTTGAACATGAGATGTAGCGATTTGCCAACATTCAACATAGAAGGTACTACAGATCAGTTTGTTTCTGATAAGGAATCCAACACTTCCCAGGGAGATAGAGAAGATATCAAACACGGGATAGCTCCCCAACCAAATGGAACCAGAGTTCATCTACCAGCAGAGTCTAATGGAGCTGTCAGACATGGTGAGGATCATCCTCTTCCGAATGGTTACCACGGAATGGAAGAAAAGGTTGCATCTTTGGAAACAGGAAACGTAACGAAGAAGTGGGTTCGTGGAAGGCTAGTCGAAGTCACAGAAGCAGCTTGATGTTGTAGCGATTTAGCAGAGAAAAAGgtcatatttttcatattagTGATTCAAAATTTTGGCTTATAATATTGGTCTCAtgcttgagagagagagaagcagttTCCAGTTTGTGATGTGCCAGTTGTATCTATAAACTCAATTGTATCTCAGAGTTTCAGCTTAGTAAACCAACTCTACAAAGTTGCACTACTTCCATAAGCTAAGTTTACAAAACAGAAACTCTTTTGACTGCAGGAACTTCACTTCTTTACTCTTGTTAGAATGTTCCTCTCAAATTTGTACTTTTAATATTAAACTCTAAATAAGTAAATACAATTTCCAAACCATTTACTTATTAGTACTAtcagattttaatattttaaaatatatattcctaatttttaaattatgtgtaATTTCCTATTTATTCTGATAAGTACTACTTTCATACAATAAAAACTACAAAGTGCACTTTAGATTCCCGAATTTGTCCTCCGTTACGACCTCTGTTTTCATACAAGACACACAGTCAATTTTAACTGACGTGGAAGAGTTGTCGGGTCGCCTGACTATTTCAGGATGCAATtcaatatcatcttcttcagtgGTGTCGGATTCGATCCCATCTGATGTCCTAATGGACATCATGAGCCTGTTCGTTTCGTCCTGTGTGCTGCCTGCGTCAACGAAACGAACACGCCCCATCTCGAGACTGCCGGCGAAATCTGTAGGCAAGTGCCGTTGCGTGTGCAAGTTTTGGGCTTTGATACTTGGGCGTCCCGAGTTCGAAGAGTTGTTCCTGACCAAGTCTTTGTCTCGTCGTCGTCAGTTTCTGTTCGCCATCATAGGTGACCCTGGAGTTCCTTTCTTCACTTCACAACCTCATCGTATTCAAAATCCGCCTCTTGTATGTGTGACTCCTCACCATACGTATTTGCCTGCTGCTCGTGGGTTATCTAAGATTTCTCAACCTGTTCGTGGATGGGTCTGTATTGAAGATCGGATAGAGATGTTTGTGGTTTGTAATCCAATCACAGGAGAATCTGTAATCTTACCTACCttgaaagagaagatgatgatctgGGTGAAATGTCTTTGGGGTATGATCCGATTGACAAACAGTTCAAGGTGTTGTGCTCGACTTGGTCACCATTCAATTCACTAAGTATTCCTGCGGAGCATTATGTTCTAACGTTAGGAagtgctgaagaagaagaacaaatggTTTGGCGAACCATTGAATGTTGTAGACCTATTCGTCATCTTGTACAAGGCGGTGATGGTATTTGCATCAACGGTCTTTTGTATTATATGGCTGAGTCCAATAACTATTATTTTCATAGTTTGTTTTGACACTAGGTTTGAAAAGTTGAGCTTCATCAACAAACCTGACGACATGTGGCCAGTAGGTATTGATATgttcaaattaaaccctagatctactctctcaaattaagagatcactgcagtacttagggttcgaattccacaaggactcaagactacataataaattatagagttttataattatgctaaacagattaaattgaattaaaataaacaatgcaaaatattaaataaaaactgttgtaaattcaatggatcaaaaagctaggcctagggaatttctcaggaaattatgaaatattaaatcaatcaataaattaggattcaaacaattaagaacagatctagaactctaaacacttttgtaaattaaatcagttctcactgcaaataatatctaaatttaaaaccggaaagtccaaatctctttgtaaaattctaggtaaaaaatcagcaataaaatcaggtttagattgttcacaaaattattaaatcaaatctctttgcaagaaataattttgctcatcaaaaggttttatcaggaaaatcaattatattctcatatcaatttattttcctaaagtattaattctagatggccaatcaaggattaatatgaagaacaacctaagatgaagatctagatagataatgaatcctaaataatcagatctaataattcataaaatccctgtgaaaaaccctaaacctaacaagcaaactactcagacataatcattgaagaacaaaacataattctgaataataagcaatagagatttaaaagaataagaaggagtttagaaattcttctctcaaagagttcagatctctctcaaATAGCTCTCCAAAAATatctcagggttgcaggaaaaataaaatttgatagaataaaacttaaaggtttggaaaatctaaaaactatatatatatatatatatatgtatgtcctaaaacacgtcagggactagttttgcaaatatggaaaacttcgggcaactttgtaaaacttccaaatttggctctctcgtcggtttggactgggtgtcgatcgatgctaaggcagtgtcgatcgacaccatctcctctgatcgattccaagttgatttcttgcggattattgctccaaactgatccagattgctccactttgctcctttcatgccaaaatccaaaaaacctgtaaagactcaaaaacatcctagaaaacaaatcaaaagacactaaaagactctttatatcatggttaaaaaccacaaaaaccatgatatatcaggtATTGACTCACGACTCGTTAACCACAAGGGCCAACTGGGTATTATGCAGTGTTCAAACCCCAGTAGAATTGATGGACACGCTacaagtttttgtttgtggCTTCTTCAAGGAGGAGGTATCCAATGGACCAAGCATATCTCCCAGTTGCCTTTTTTGTGGTGGGACCTTGTTGGAGAGACTGAGTTGTGCATAGTTGGAATCAGGGCAGGTACATGTGAACTTGTCTTGTCACCGCGGTTTCTATCAGACCGGTCTATCTATCTTCTCTACTTCGATCTCGAGCGAAACATTGTTACAAGAGTTAGAATCCAAGGTTTTGAAGGGTTTAACTCTAATCCATTACTAGCTTGCTGCTTCTTAGACTATGTGGAAAATCTGAAGCTTATATAAGggtttttgctttgttttggcTTTAGACTTTGTAGCACTAGCATGAGTCATAATGGAATGTTGTTATCCAAACAGGATACACGTTATATTATTACACGAACACGTTTAGAAGGAATTACATGTTGAAAATCATATGGTAATAAGCAACTAAGAAGTGGGTTCATGGAAGGCTCATCGAAGTTACAGAAGCAGCCTAACTTCTTCTATCAACTGGACATGAGGTAATGTGATGTTATAGCGATTTAGCATAGAAAAAGGCATGTTTCAATTACTAGTGattcaaaatattttcgattATTAAAGAATTATAACAATCGGAAATCAACATTAGAATCATAActcataacaaaaacaaataagggAAATAGTAAAAGAAGTAAACACTTACATCAGCTTCACATCCTCCACAAAGTTTGGAAATGTTTGAACTTCATGATACACAACATAATCAAGTCCTGGAACTTGAACACTTACGCTTGTGATAATGTTTTTCTCGAGGTTGTAATAGAGAATGTATAAAGAATTCTGTGAATATATTCGATACAATACAACCTCGCCACTACCAATCATTCCAGCGGAGAACACTGATTTTATTCGGGTTGGATGCATCACTTCGGGCATTTTGTAGAAATGGTCTGACCATTTATGTTCCTCGGCATTCTCTAAAACccacaaatcaaaataattagagTAAATATCACAATGAATAATACCTAATTTACTACCCTTGTAGTTTATCAGAATCAAAGGTCTGAAGATCTTTGCTGCCAAGTAATGATCAATGTTGACAAAACTGAACTTCTCAGActtaacatcaaagcaaacgaTGGAACGTTTTTGGTCAATGATTGCTTgataatacaaaacaccattgatgcatattccatcatcttcatgaggTTCATGAGGTGTGCAACATTGGATCTTTCTCCAAGAAAGGTTTCCAGTCCCTAATGTCAGAACTTGATACTCGTGTGAGCCGTCACAAGACAACCAGGTCATACACATGACCTTGAACTGCTTTCCAATCGGATCATAAccaaagtaattttttttcccttgacGTATGAATCGCCTCTCTTGTCACTTCAGGTGTTCTTACGTACTCTCCTGTGATAGGATTAGAAATCACCGCATATATATAATCCTCTCCAATATACTGACGACAGACCAAACCATTGACCGGAGGACATATTTTACTACAGTAATTTGTGGCTGACCTTGTGTGAAGAGTGGCTACAAGAGATTGATACTTATCTGGATTTTGAGGCTGaggtgaagaagagatgaacATATTCTGTCCGTAGAGCCCATTTTTAACGATGAAAAGGAACCTTGGTGTAGCCGGAGACTTGATCGGGATCAACAGATTGTAATTTGGACGGCGAATGATGGACGACCAGAGCTTTGATACGCAACGACACTGAGCCATAGACTTCACCGGGAGTCTCGACAAGATTCTGATGACGAGATCAACAGGAATCAGATCAAAGACCGAATCATCTCCGGCGACGTGTTGCTTCGTTTTTGTCATGGCAATGGACTAAAAAAACCCTAGACTGTGAACCAAAGTAAGCGGCTCTTTCAAGTCATGGCAATGGACTAAAAAAAACCTAGACTGTGAACCAAGGTAACTAATTAAAGCGGCTATATTGGGCTTTTTAGGACCAAAATATACTCACTAATTATAGGCATCATAGAAAGAGTTTAGCTTATTTGGCGTTGAGCATACATCTTCTTCCCTTAGTAAAACAATTTACCATAGCTTTTTTTTGATATGTAGCTGGATTCATTCATTCAGCCATTGAAgggaaattattaattttgtagatatgtaatttttaggtgtttttagccatgatataagtcttatttatagagtctttttggtatttttagaatcttttgagtttttataggatttagcatggatggaagcataatggagctaaataggaggatttggagcttaatcaagcattgaggctgagctgtagagttgggagacgaattcagagatcagcatcggtcgatgcaagtgatggtgtcgatcgatgcagagccaaaaaaagaaattggaagttttcccacaagttttgaagatttacaaagctgccccaaaatttttcatatttgcatcattagtctctggacgtgtttaggaatataaataggatttttgggtcattgtttagatctaaactttatttttccttgcaacttttgagagcaaaacactgagagatttttagagagcttttggagagaagttTCATAACTCCTTTACTTTTTCCTCTtaaactacaagaaaacattgtTGATTCCGACCAAATCTCCGACCAATTTATTAGTCAGTAATTTTTACGACCAATTTCCAACTGTTAATTGACAAATATAAAATTCGGTTGTAAATCGGTCGGTAATTTCCAACCTTTTTAAATGATTGGAAATCGGTCGGTCAATTTCGACTGATATATCCGTCAGTATTTACCGACCGTTTTCTGACCAATTTTCCAACtgcttttaatttttggtcGAGAATTGGTCAGTAATTTCCAACCTTTCAAAACGATTGGAAATCGGTCGGTAATTTCCGACGAAATCTCAAACAAATATATCCGTCGATTTTTACCAACCGTTTTCCTACCAAAATTATTCTAACAACCCTAATTAAAGGCAACCCTCATCCTCTCTATATTTTcattctttatcttttttacGCTATCTCTtcgttcttcatcttctctgaccaaaatctcttttttttttctaaccaaaATCTTTCAAAGCAGATGAATCAATTGATGTTactgaagaggaggaagaaaagtCTCGCAGATCCAAGCCAGCTTAGGTTATTTTTTCTTCCATCATAgatgtttaaatatttagatTCTTTGAattgatttcaattttgttaatttcataAGAACACCAgtttaattagggttttcagttaCATTTATTTTGATGCTCTACTTAGAGAATCCAAAttagaaactttgattttaaaatcaaaattagggtttcaaaatgaattggattttttttttccagatctatggtttagttttttttttgtttactaggtttgaacccgcggtacaccgcgggacaaaaatttatagattatatatattttttatgttctttaCTTAAgagtttgtttattaattttgatactatttatgtgattttaataatatgttaatttttaatactattattagtggatatgttttaaaaattaaatatgttagttacttatatttactcattattttagttacatattaatAAATTGATTGGAACCTTTAGTACACCGcatgataaataatttattgcgataataatttttagtttattcagttttcaaatttacaatataattttgtaattagtttagttcatattattatttatataatttaaaattatatacatgtttttagtGATTGTATTTTCTAGCAAATGTGTGAATTTATATTAATGtattaaaatgattttagtGTAGTAAGTTCGGACAGACCAATACTTGTTATCCGTATTTAACCATTTTGAAGAATAATAATAccaataaatgaataaatattatttcatttacTCATGGTAAAAACCTAGCATCGGGGATTGATTTTTTACTATATGTCCTGTTACTCGACCCGTTACACCCAAATTATTACCTAACTCGTAAgtacaattttattaatataatataattgatcagtattttattttgatgtaGTGTATTCAATATACAAacatatatctaatttatattatttatacataatgGAATAAGAGAAATAATAGATAGaatttttatcattatttatagtttcattttgtaaaaacataatatattgtaaaaaagcATTTCAGTAAAAAGTGTGTTACATGAATATGTGAAATCTTTGAATTTGTGAATAAGGATGTAAGTAACATAATGTAGTGTGCATTATTAATATAACTTCATACAGTTTTAAATTTGGTTGTAAATGTGTATTTTCCTAGTTTGGAATagttctatattttgttttggtagaaAAAGTTGTGTAGCATTTATagattacctttttttttttttaaactctacTTTAAAAGTGAAGTAAagtataattatgtattttttaattattatttttatggaGTTCCATGTCAAATATATGACTAATGACGACTATGTGTTGTACATGATCGACTCTGCCTCCACAAGGTTAATCTTTCGGTTATTGGGCTTGCTCTTGCATGGGTTTTgccctttatttttattttgttatttatgtttCTATCTTAATAAAAacgaaacagaaaaaataatttaactaaaaaccCTGTTAAAAAAGACTGTAAATGACATCTTCTTAGTTACTATCGAAGAAACAATTTCTTGTCGGCAACACACACCCGTCTcttgtttgaatatttttttttttatttgcgaaataattaacaataaaatgaAGAAGCGCACTTGACTCATCTCCATGGACCCGTGAAACAAAGCCGCttcaatttgatttgatgtatgaaTAAATTGTTCCGGTGTCAGCATCTACATTAGGGTCTTCTTCCTTGGACTCACGCTTGATTCTCCGGGAAATAGTCGATCCAAGAGACAAAGCCATTGAATTGAACACTACAAACTTCGATTTAATTCTTAAAGACACCAGCAAAGgtaaattagtttataaaatttatgtttctgCAATAGAATTTTGGATAGTATGGTCAAATTTTTGTGATCTTTCTTTGATTGGTCTTGGATGATAAGTTAAGAAAATTGGCAAAGTACTAACTCTGCAAAAAAATGCACTCACATTAGTAAAAACAACCCTtctggaaataaaagaaaaaccaaattattCATTAGATGATCGTGATCAAGCACGAATACGccaacatgaaaaaaaaaaaaaattatattataaagttCAGAAAGCAacaattaaaaccaaataaaaaaagccTTGTATTTCTTCTCACTCATCCATCTACTAATTCTTTATCTTGcaataatctttcttttttttgtttttgttaaaaataatctAGTTTTTCCTTCATCAACCTTATCACCCTTCACGCTTTCAGTCTTCAGTTTAATCGCTTCATTCATCATTTGAGNNNNNNNNNNNNNNNNNNNNNNNNNNNNNNNNNNNNNNNNNNNNNNNNNNNNNNNNNNNNTCAACCGTTTAAGGatctttttaaattaaaagtcAAATGAAGATACCATAGTTTTAAGCAAGATTAGAAGATATATGAAGATTGATTGATCATTAAGATCTTTTATGATTGAATGATTGTTTATGATTGAATATTTCATGCAATTCTCTTTAGGAAATAGCCGTAAAAGTCGAGCATGTAGTTAATACAGTGGAATAAAGAGAGAATAtgctttgaccaaaaaaaaaagagaatatgcATGCTTTTGATTGAATGGTTAAGATTGCATCTATCATTTAAAGCTTTAAGAACCCGATTAGTAAATTGGTTAGTATTTGATCCAATTAAAAGACCCATGGTTAGACACGCGGATCCTATGTTAATTTTGCAATCGATTAATTATTCTCACATTTGGCCTTTTTGATTTCAATTAAACGTTTCCTTTTGTCATAATTCGATGGCAATTGCTGTAATTAGTGAAGACATTTTGGACATTTTTTCAAATGTActcctcttttaattataagaagatagaATCAAGAATTAGATTCTTGGGTCATTTACTCTCTTTTGTGATTTCAAgtgctctttctcttttatgcAGATTTGGTCATGAAGTCAAAACATGGAGAATTCAAGGTGATGACCATGTGTGAAACTCCattgaagaaaaaggaaaagagtaaagatccaagaagaagatgaagatgaaactaAAGAGtagattaatgttttaatttaactaagtgtattattttaatttattttgttgagatttcaaaactatttttctggttttaattGACAATTTGTCTTATTTATTTagcttttctaattttaatttgatataaaaattctaaatatcaATTATTAGCATCCATACGTTTTAATACTTTTGGTTGGAAAATCGTCGTAATTTTTTTCCGACCATTTTTAAATCGTCGGAAATCGGTCAAATATTTCTGACAAATTTCCGACCGTTTATTACCAACGAATTTCCAATCACCTTTTCGGTTGGAAATTTCCGACGAATTTCC encodes the following:
- the LOC104758730 gene encoding uncharacterized protein LOC104758730 isoform X1, which encodes MPSLGTFPDIATIQPSLQAHLVPLGAQSIIHAKTLPNPWRQSRFSKNLKFYTGHTHVRRGKVLITAVATLETKFPAQKENVQSSSLSSASSVSSDARNGSADDGEELQQVDDREKLRRMRISKANRGNTPWNKGRKHSPETLQKIRERTKIAMQDPKIKLKLANLGHAQNKETRMKIGEGVRMRWARRKERRKVQETCHFEWQNLIAEAAKEGYTDEETLQWDSYNILDQQNQLEWLESVEQRKAARGAKSNRRAPKSPEQRRRIAEAIAAKWADPSYRERVCSGLAKYHGITEGVERRRRRPSGNTEPRKKNPAKKSTRDSETERQSQVQVVKVRKRKTPVYKDPMASSKLEMIKSIRAKRVAEESKKMDAVDRARLLISEAEKAVKVLEIAALKSPVAQASLLESKKLIAEATQLIESMEMRQIASDEDETDPNNILQEVDSEVETKDTHDQEEQPGEINGTHTFLINGESLLHLNMRCSDLPTFNIEGTTDQFVSDKESNTSQGDREDIKHGIAPQPNGTRVHLPAESNGAVRHGEDHPLPNGYHGMEEKVASLETGNVTKKWVRGRLVEVTEAA
- the LOC104758730 gene encoding uncharacterized protein LOC104758730 isoform X2 codes for the protein MPSLDIATIQPSLQAHLVPLGAQSIIHAKTLPNPWRQSRFSKNLKFYTGHTHVRRGKVLITAVATLETKFPAQKENVQSSSLSSASSVSSDARNGSADDGEELQQVDDREKLRRMRISKANRGNTPWNKGRKHSPETLQKIRERTKIAMQDPKIKLKLANLGHAQNKETRMKIGEGVRMRWARRKERRKVQETCHFEWQNLIAEAAKEGYTDEETLQWDSYNILDQQNQLEWLESVEQRKAARGAKSNRRAPKSPEQRRRIAEAIAAKWADPSYRERVCSGLAKYHGITEGVERRRRRPSGNTEPRKKNPAKKSTRDSETERQSQVQVVKVRKRKTPVYKDPMASSKLEMIKSIRAKRVAEESKKMDAVDRARLLISEAEKAVKVLEIAALKSPVAQASLLESKKLIAEATQLIESMEMRQIASDEDETDPNNILQEVDSEVETKDTHDQEEQPGEINGTHTFLINGESLLHLNMRCSDLPTFNIEGTTDQFVSDKESNTSQGDREDIKHGIAPQPNGTRVHLPAESNGAVRHGEDHPLPNGYHGMEEKVASLETGNVTKKWVRGRLVEVTEAA